CGCGACTGGCACCTGCTCAAATTGCTGCCACGTCTCGACCCGCTGCTGCTGCACGACACCGCCCTGCACAACGACCTCGGCCCGGACCTGGTGGAAATCCAGCAGAACGGTGTCGCGCACCTGTACGACATCAGTCGCAGCGACCTCAGCGAAGACAACAAGCGCACCGGTTTTGTCTGGGTGCTGCGTGATGTCACTGAAGAACAGCACGCCTCGCACGTGCTGCAGGAAACCCGCCGGCGCTACCAGGACATCTTCGACGGCACCGGCACGGCCCTCTGCGTACTCGACCTGGCCGAGCTGCAGGGTTATCTACAACAGCAGCAACTGCGCAGCATGACCAGCCTGCAACGCTGGCTGGACGAAGACCCGCAGCACCACAGCGAACTCTGCCAGCGCCTGCGCCTGACCGAGACCAATCAGGTGGCCTTGCAGCTGCTTGGCGTAGAGTCCAACCAGCAGGCCTGGCAGCACCTGTTCAACAGCGGCCCGCTGCGCCCGGATGGGTTCCGCATGCAGCTGATCAGTGCTCTGCTTAGCGGTAGCGGGCAGCTGGAAATGGAACGCCAGATCCTTACCCCGCAAGGCCACGAGCGCCACCTGTGGCTGCTGCTGCGCTTGCCGGAAAGCATCGACGACCTGCAGGCCGTGACCCTCAGCATCAGCGACATCACCAACCGCAAGCGCATCGAAACCTCGCTGATTGAACGCGAGCGCTTCTGGTCCGATGTGGTCAGCGCGGTGCCCGACACCATCTATGTGCACGACATCGCCGGCAAGCGGGTGATGTACAGCAACAACCACCTCGGCCCGCAACTGGGCTATAGCAAGGCGGAAATTCAACAGCTCGGCGAGCGTCTGTGGGAAAAAATCCTGCACCCCGACGATGTCGAGCTGTACCAGCGCATGCGCAATATCCAGCAGGTACAGGGTAATGGCCTGCTGATGCAGTTCGAGCTGCGCTGGAGGCACCGCGATGGCAGCTGGCACTGGTTCGATATCCGCGAGCAGGCCCTGTCGCGCGATGCCAAAGGCCGGGTCAGCCGGCTGATCGGCGTGGCCAAGGACATCACTGAACAGATCACCCACAGCGAATCCCTGCGCACCAGCGAGCAGCGCTATCGCCTGCTGGCGGAAAGCATCAGCGACGTGATCTTCTCCACCGACGCCCAGCTGCAGCTCAACTACGTCAGCCCGTCGGTGATGCCGGTGCTCGGCTATGACAGCGAGTGGGCGCTGGCCAACGGCTTCCAGAGCCTGGCCACCAACCCGCGTCAGTTGAGCGGCTTCTACGCCCTGCTCGACCGCGTGCGCAACGCCCTTGGCGACCCGCAGCGCCTGGCCGAGCTGCGCGCCGAGTTTCTGCCGCAGCTGTTCGTCTTTGATGCACTGCGCGCCGACGGCCAGAAGATTCCGGTGGAACTGCGCCTAGTGCCAATGTGGGATGACAGCGGGCGCTTCGAAGGCCTGCTCGGTGTCGGCCGCGACATCAGCCTGCAACGCCGCGCCGAGAAAGACCTGCGCATGGCCGCCACGGTATTCGAGCACTCCACCGCTGCGATTCTGGTTACCGACCCGGCCGGTTATATCGTGCAGGTCAACAACGCGTTCAGCCGGGTCAGCGGTTACAGCTCGCAGCAGATTCTCGATCAACTGCCTAGCGTGTTGACGGCAGACACCCAGCAGGCCAGCCATCTGGCCTATGTGATCAAACAGCTCAACCAGCAGGGCAGCTGGGAAGGCGAGGTATGGCTCAAGCGCAAGAGCGGCGAGAAATTCCCCGCCTGGGTCGGTATCACGGCGGTCAGGGATGATGAAGGCGATCTGGTCAGCTACGTGTGTTTCTTTAGCGATATCAGCGAGCGCAAGGCCAGCGAACAGCGCATCCACCGCCTGGCCTATTACGACGCCCTGACCCAGCTGCCCAACCGCACGCTGTTCCAGGACCGCCTGCACAGCGCCCTGCAGCATGGCGAGCGGCACCAGGAGTGGGTGGTGCTGATGTTCCTCGACCTCGACCGCTTCAAGCCGATCAACGACTCCCTCGGCCACGCCGCCGGCGACCGCATGCTCAAGGAAGTCGCGGTGCGTCTATGCACCTGCGTGGACAGTGACGACACCGTGGCGCGCATGGGGGGCGATGAGTTCACCCTACTGCTGCAATCCCAGGCCCAGCGCGAAGGTGCGCTGACCCGCGCGATCCATGTCGGCGAGCAGATTCTCGCCAGCCTGGCGCAACCGTTTATTCTCGAAGGCCGCGAGTTCTTCGTCACCGCCAGTATCGGTATCGCCCTCAGCCCGCAGGATGGCAACGAGCTGAGCCAGCTGATGAAGAACGCCGACACGGCGATGTACCACGCCAAAGAACGCGGCAAGAACAACTTCCAGTTCTACCAGGCCGACATGAACGCCAGTGCCCTGCAGCGCCTGGAACTGGAAAGCGACCTGCGCCACGCTCTCGAACAGGGCGAGTTCAAGCTGTTCTACCAGCCGCAGTTCTCCGGCGACGGCAAGCGCCTGACCGGCGCCGAAGCGCTGCTGCGCTGGCAGCATCCGCAGCGCGGCCTGGTGCCGCCGAATGACTTTATTCCGGTACTCGAAGAGCTGGGCCTGGTGGTCCAGGTCGGCGACTGGGTGCTGCGCGAGTCCTGTCGCCAGCTGGCCGAATGGCACGAGGCGAAGATTCGCGTACCGAAAATTTCGGTCAATCTCTCGGCCCGTCAGTTTGCCGAAGGCGACCTCGATCAGCGCATCGCCGAGATCCTCCAGCACAGCGGCATTCCCGCCGGCTGCCTGGAGCTGGAACTGACCGAAAGTATTCTGATGGAAGACGTGGCCAACGCCATGCAGACCCTCGGTAGCCTGAAGAAACTCGGCGTGTTTATCGCCATTGATGACTTCGGCACTGGCTACAGCTCGCTGAACTACCTCAAGCAGTTCCCCATCGATGTGCTGAAGATCGACCGCAGCTTTGTTGACGGCCTGCCCCATGGCGAGCAGGACGGGCAGATTGCCCGGGCGATCATCGCCATGGCTCACAGCCTCAACCTCACGGTAATCGCCGAAGGCGTGGAGACCCTGGCTCAGCTGGATTTCCTGCGTGGCCACGACTGCGACGAAGTGCAGGGCTTCCTGCTCGGCAGGCCAATGCCGGCGCACCAGTTCACCGCCCTGTTTACCGGCACCGCCCTGTTTATGCTGAGCTGAATTGCCGGCGTGCATGAGCCCCGCTTGTCCGTCAGATGACCACGCTTCATATGCCTGTTTAGTGCGGATGAGGTAGAATTCGCCCCCTCTTTCTACCGCCCAGCTGATTTTCTCAGGGGAATGCTATGTTCAGCCGTGATTTGACTATCGCCCGTTATGACGCCGAATTGTTTGCCGCGATGGAGCAAGAAGCCCAGCGCCAGGAACATCACATCGAGCTGATCGCCTCGGAGAACTACACCAGCCCAGCGGTGATGGAAGCCCAGGGTTCGGTACTGACCAACAAGTATGCCGAAGGCTATCCGGGCAAGCGTTACTACGGCGGTTGCGAATACGTCGACATCGTCGAGCAGCTTGCCATCGACCGCGCCAAGGAACTGTTCGGTGCCGACTACGCCAACGTCCAGCCACACTCCGGCTCGCAAGCTAACAGCGCCGTGTATATGGCCCTGCTGGAAGCCGGCGACACCGTACTGGGCATGAGCCTGGCCCACGGTGGTCACCTGACCCACGGCGCCAGCGTCAGCTTCTCCGGCAAGATCTACAACGCCGTGCAGTACGGCATCACCGATGCCGGCCTGATCGACTACGACGAAGTTGAGCGCCTGGCGGTTGAACACAAGCCAAAGATGATCATTGCCGGTTTCAGCGCCTACTCGCAGGTCCTGGACTTCCCACGTTTCCGTGCCATCGCCGACAAGGTCGGTGCCTACCTGTTCGTTGACATGGCCCACGTTGCGGGTCTGGTCGCTGCTGGCGTGTACCCGAACCCGGTGCCGTTCGCCGACGTGGTCACCACCACCACTCACAAAACCCTGCGCGGCCCGCGCGGCGGCCTGATCCTCGCCCGCGCCAACGAAGCGCTGGAGAAGAAATTCAACTCCGCAGTATTCCCAGGCGGCCAAGGCGGCCCGCTGGAGCACGTGATCGCCGCCAAGGCCGTGTGCTTCAAGGAAGCCCTGCAGCCTGAGTTCAAGGCCTACCAGCAGCAAGTGATCAAGAACGCCCAGGCCATGGCCAGCGTGTTTATCGAGAACGGCTACGACGTGGTCTCCGGCGGTACTGAGAACCACCTGTTCCTGCTCAGCCTGATCAAGCAGGACATCACCGGTAAAGACGCCGACGCCGCCCTGGGTCGCGCCTTTATCACCGTGAACAAGAACAGTGTGCCGAACGATCCACGTTCGCCGTTCGTCACCTCCGGCCTGCGCATCGGCACCCCAGCCGTGACCACCCGTGGCTTCAAGGAAGACGAGTGCCGCGCGCTGGCTGGCTGGATCTGCGAGATCCTCGCCAACCTGGGCGACGACGCTGTTGAAGCGCGCGTTCGCGAGCAAGTTAAAGCGGTCTGCGCCAAGTTCCCGGTTTACGGCAACTAAGTATCGACAGCTGCTGAAAAGCCCGCCTCCTGGCGGGTTTTTTTATATCTGTCGAACCAGCCTCAACACAGATAAAACCAAGCCATCGTCAGCAGCCTTGGCTATAGTGGATAAAACCTCGCAGGAGTTTCTTTGCATGAGCGAAACAGCCAATGAGCGTCGGCGCTTTCACCGCATCGCTTTCGACGCCCCCACCGAGATCGTGCAAGGGGAACGGCGCTGGGCGGTCGAACTGCATGACGTATCGCTGAAAGGCCTGCTGATCAAGCGCCCCAATGGCTGGAACGGCGACCCTAATCAGCCATTCGAAGCCAATATCCAACTGGCCGACGACACCCGCGTACTGATGGAAGTGGTGCTGACACGCACCCAGTCTGATCTGCTCGGCTTTGTCTGCCGGCATATCGACCTCGACTCGATCAGCCACCTGCGTCGCCTGGTGGAACTCAACCTCGGCGATGACAGCCTGCTGGAACGCGAACTCGCCGCCCTCGGCGAAGACGAGTAAACAAAAAGGAGGCCTCGGCCTCCTTTTTCATGCCCCTGTTCAGCTACTCGAACAGGGCATCCAGCGCTTGCTCCAGGCGCGTGACGGCAATCACCTGCAACCCTGGCGGCGGATCTTTCGGCGCATTGCCCTTGGGCACGATGGCGCGCTTGAAGCCGTGCTTGGCCGCCTCTTTCAGACGTTCCTGGCCGCTGGGCACCGGGCGAATCTCGCCAGACAGGCCGACCTCGCCAAACACCAGCAGGTCATGCGGTAGCGGCTTGTTGCGCAGGCTGGAAATCACCGCGGCCATCAGCGCCAGATCGGATGCGGTTTCCAGCACCTTGACCCCGCCCACCACGTTGAGAAATACGTCCTGATCATAGGTTGGGATGCCGCCATGCCGGTGCAACACAGCCAGCAGCATGGCCAGACGATTCTGATCCAGGCCCAGGGTGACGCGGCGCGGGTTGGCCATATGGCTGGTGTCGACCAGCGCCTGCACCTCCACCAGCATCGGTCGGGTGCCTTCCCAGGTGGCCATCACCACGCTGCCGGGGACTTCTTCCTGGGCGCGGGTGAGGAAGATCGCCGAAGGGTTGGTGACCTCTTTCAGGCCCTTGTCGGTCATGCCGAACACGCCCAGTTCATTGATCGCGCCAAAGCGATTCTTCACCGCGCGCAGCAGGCGCAGGCGGCCATCGGATTCACCCTCGAAATACAGCACGGTGTCGACCATATGCTCAAGCACACGCGGTCCGGCCAGTGCACCTTCCTTGGTCACGTGCCCGACCAGGAAAATCGCCGTGCCGCTCTGCTTGGCAAAGCGCACCAGCAACGCCGCACTTTCGCGCACCTGGGCGACACCGCCGGGAGCCGACTGCAGCTGCTCGGTAAAGATGGTCTGGATCGAGTCGATCACCATCACCTTGGGCTTTTCCATCCGCGCGGTGGCGATGATGCTTTCGATGCAGGTCTCGGTCATCACCTTGAGCTTGTCTTCCGGCAAGCCCAGGCGGCGGGCGCGCATGGCCACCTGCTGCTGGGATTCCTCACCGGTGACATACAGCGCGGGGAAGCGCGTGGCGATATTGCACAAGGTCTGCAGCAGGATGGTCGACTTGCCGATACCGGGGTCGCCGCCAATCAGCACCACCGAGCCGTCCACCAGGCCGCCGCCGAGCACGCGGTCCAGCTCACCAGATGCGGTGGAAAAGCGCGGCACCTCCTCGACGCTGACTTCGGCCAGGGTCTTGATCTGCACCTGATCACCCGCCCAGCCGGCGCGGCCGCTGGGGGTGGCTGCGTTGGCTTCAAGCAGGGTTTCCACTAGGGTATTCCAGGCCCCGCACTCGCCGCACTGGCCGGCCCATTTCGGGAAGGTGGCGCCGCACTCGGTGCAGCCATACATGCGCTTGGCCTTGGCCATGCCGGACTCCTATAAACGCTGAGCCCGGATCATACGAAATAGCTGGATATATTTACAGTCCCGCGCAGCTATCCCTGGCAACCGTTACCACAGCCACAACATTGCCCGGCAGCGCGTTTCAGACGGCGCGCGAGATCATCCTTGAGGCCAACCCGCTCCTGCTTGAGGGCCAGCAGCGCCTCATCAGCCAGCAGTTCGCTGCCCGCCTCGATCCGGCAAATACGTTTATCCAGGGTTTCGTAGGTATCCGCCAGGCGGGCGAAGTTGGCATCGCCAAGACGCAGCTCATGCAGCGCGCCGCGCAGTTCGGGGAAATCCTTGATCAGCGGATGGTGTTCAACATGCATGCGGGCATTCCT
This DNA window, taken from Pseudomonas sp. SG20056, encodes the following:
- a CDS encoding EAL domain-containing protein → MRGPTRGALVILVLSMLVLLLWQLRQESQQLLDNQRQLGLAYSSQLANHLHLNMALKASAGQALLQTHVLPPNNPDELEDLLHTLRGVFPTLRSLAWMNSQGRIIADSHAPTEDALYLGELLARGRSDSFFYTFSANDNGRIYLLLRHNPDSAVSGFWVLRLTNQALTSWLHEHHQSPHQWQLEDRNVQRVIASNMPQTLSASSVAPPVTAENLDQSLLETPLKGSDWQLRALFNERKVRAQQLPQQASKLLLFILCATLTLLALYRLLNEQRNLHALNTASRRSLQQAASVLGAIEERVLVTDSNGQLQYLNPQAEAMFGLSNNEARDWHLLKLLPRLDPLLLHDTALHNDLGPDLVEIQQNGVAHLYDISRSDLSEDNKRTGFVWVLRDVTEEQHASHVLQETRRRYQDIFDGTGTALCVLDLAELQGYLQQQQLRSMTSLQRWLDEDPQHHSELCQRLRLTETNQVALQLLGVESNQQAWQHLFNSGPLRPDGFRMQLISALLSGSGQLEMERQILTPQGHERHLWLLLRLPESIDDLQAVTLSISDITNRKRIETSLIERERFWSDVVSAVPDTIYVHDIAGKRVMYSNNHLGPQLGYSKAEIQQLGERLWEKILHPDDVELYQRMRNIQQVQGNGLLMQFELRWRHRDGSWHWFDIREQALSRDAKGRVSRLIGVAKDITEQITHSESLRTSEQRYRLLAESISDVIFSTDAQLQLNYVSPSVMPVLGYDSEWALANGFQSLATNPRQLSGFYALLDRVRNALGDPQRLAELRAEFLPQLFVFDALRADGQKIPVELRLVPMWDDSGRFEGLLGVGRDISLQRRAEKDLRMAATVFEHSTAAILVTDPAGYIVQVNNAFSRVSGYSSQQILDQLPSVLTADTQQASHLAYVIKQLNQQGSWEGEVWLKRKSGEKFPAWVGITAVRDDEGDLVSYVCFFSDISERKASEQRIHRLAYYDALTQLPNRTLFQDRLHSALQHGERHQEWVVLMFLDLDRFKPINDSLGHAAGDRMLKEVAVRLCTCVDSDDTVARMGGDEFTLLLQSQAQREGALTRAIHVGEQILASLAQPFILEGREFFVTASIGIALSPQDGNELSQLMKNADTAMYHAKERGKNNFQFYQADMNASALQRLELESDLRHALEQGEFKLFYQPQFSGDGKRLTGAEALLRWQHPQRGLVPPNDFIPVLEELGLVVQVGDWVLRESCRQLAEWHEAKIRVPKISVNLSARQFAEGDLDQRIAEILQHSGIPAGCLELELTESILMEDVANAMQTLGSLKKLGVFIAIDDFGTGYSSLNYLKQFPIDVLKIDRSFVDGLPHGEQDGQIARAIIAMAHSLNLTVIAEGVETLAQLDFLRGHDCDEVQGFLLGRPMPAHQFTALFTGTALFMLS
- a CDS encoding PilZ domain-containing protein, producing the protein MSETANERRRFHRIAFDAPTEIVQGERRWAVELHDVSLKGLLIKRPNGWNGDPNQPFEANIQLADDTRVLMEVVLTRTQSDLLGFVCRHIDLDSISHLRRLVELNLGDDSLLERELAALGEDE
- the radA gene encoding DNA repair protein RadA, producing MAKAKRMYGCTECGATFPKWAGQCGECGAWNTLVETLLEANAATPSGRAGWAGDQVQIKTLAEVSVEEVPRFSTASGELDRVLGGGLVDGSVVLIGGDPGIGKSTILLQTLCNIATRFPALYVTGEESQQQVAMRARRLGLPEDKLKVMTETCIESIIATARMEKPKVMVIDSIQTIFTEQLQSAPGGVAQVRESAALLVRFAKQSGTAIFLVGHVTKEGALAGPRVLEHMVDTVLYFEGESDGRLRLLRAVKNRFGAINELGVFGMTDKGLKEVTNPSAIFLTRAQEEVPGSVVMATWEGTRPMLVEVQALVDTSHMANPRRVTLGLDQNRLAMLLAVLHRHGGIPTYDQDVFLNVVGGVKVLETASDLALMAAVISSLRNKPLPHDLLVFGEVGLSGEIRPVPSGQERLKEAAKHGFKRAIVPKGNAPKDPPPGLQVIAVTRLEQALDALFE
- the glyA gene encoding serine hydroxymethyltransferase — protein: MFSRDLTIARYDAELFAAMEQEAQRQEHHIELIASENYTSPAVMEAQGSVLTNKYAEGYPGKRYYGGCEYVDIVEQLAIDRAKELFGADYANVQPHSGSQANSAVYMALLEAGDTVLGMSLAHGGHLTHGASVSFSGKIYNAVQYGITDAGLIDYDEVERLAVEHKPKMIIAGFSAYSQVLDFPRFRAIADKVGAYLFVDMAHVAGLVAAGVYPNPVPFADVVTTTTHKTLRGPRGGLILARANEALEKKFNSAVFPGGQGGPLEHVIAAKAVCFKEALQPEFKAYQQQVIKNAQAMASVFIENGYDVVSGGTENHLFLLSLIKQDITGKDADAALGRAFITVNKNSVPNDPRSPFVTSGLRIGTPAVTTRGFKEDECRALAGWICEILANLGDDAVEARVREQVKAVCAKFPVYGN
- a CDS encoding DUF465 domain-containing protein; amino-acid sequence: MHVEHHPLIKDFPELRGALHELRLGDANFARLADTYETLDKRICRIEAGSELLADEALLALKQERVGLKDDLARRLKRAAGQCCGCGNGCQG